The following coding sequences are from one Coriobacteriia bacterium window:
- a CDS encoding pyruvate, phosphate dikinase — translation MPAAPASQSEREKGRELSEEKRVHSFSEGDASMKYVLGGKGANLAEMTRLGLPVPPGFTITCQTCVEYYEAGRRFPEGLEAEIARHVEQLESRMGKRLGDPVDPLLVSVRSGAPFSMPGMMDTILNLGLNDSSVAGLIEQTGNERFAQDSYRRFIQMFSKVVLGVEGDLFENAITAVKQARGVRNDVDLTAEDLANLVGQFKGIVADHVSSADFPALAADGRVVFPQEVSLQLRLAIEAVFKSWMNRRAIDYRRLYRIPDELGTAVNVQTMVFGNKGETSATGVAFTRNPADGTKEFYGDFLTNAQGEDVVAGIRNTEPIAKLRHVLPEAGQELEQVFVTLENHYRDMCDIEFTIEQGKLWMLQTRVGKRTARAALKIAVDMVAEGLITRQEAVLRIDPDQLDQLLHPQFDPDVPVEAVAKGLNASPGAAVGEVVFTADDAESAAADGRKVILVRWETTPDDLHGMVAAQGILTSHGGKTSHAAVVARGMGKPCVCGAEALRIDAEHRLARISGTDIELREGDLISIDGTTGTIVMGAVELIPPKPTDEFATILGWADEFRTMGVRVNADTPEDAVRGRELGAAGIGLARTEHMFLGDRKQIVQDMILAEDAATREKALAQLLEVQTQDYLGIFEAMDGLPVTVRLLDPPLHEFLDNPRELEVALCRLQASGADPGALAEKRTLLHRIDSMAEANPMMGLRGCRLGIMHPEIYGMQVRAITDAACKLRKRGKDPHPEIMIPLVSIVTELETLRAETEEIVRDVQAENGCAFEIQIGTMIEIPRAAMTADEIGTIADFFSFGTNDLTQMAFGFSRDDIEGKFLPRYLDRKILPRNPFETLDPGVAQFVEMGVQRGRRVNEGLKCGVCGEHGGDPESVKVFHGIGLDYVSCSPYRVPLARLAAAQAALAETAQVLDNR, via the coding sequence ATGCCGGCCGCACCCGCCTCGCAGTCGGAGCGAGAGAAGGGGAGAGAGTTGTCCGAAGAGAAGCGTGTCCATTCGTTTTCCGAGGGCGACGCGTCCATGAAGTACGTGCTCGGCGGCAAGGGCGCCAACCTCGCCGAGATGACGCGGCTGGGGCTGCCCGTCCCGCCTGGGTTCACGATCACCTGCCAGACCTGCGTCGAGTACTACGAGGCCGGGCGCCGCTTCCCCGAGGGGCTCGAGGCCGAGATCGCGCGGCACGTGGAGCAACTGGAATCGCGGATGGGCAAGCGGCTCGGCGATCCCGTCGACCCGTTGCTCGTATCGGTGCGCTCCGGCGCTCCGTTCTCGATGCCGGGGATGATGGACACCATCCTCAACCTCGGCCTGAACGACAGCTCCGTCGCCGGGCTCATCGAGCAGACCGGCAACGAGCGCTTCGCGCAGGACTCGTACCGCCGCTTCATCCAGATGTTCAGCAAGGTCGTCCTCGGTGTGGAGGGCGACCTCTTCGAGAACGCCATCACCGCCGTGAAGCAGGCGCGCGGCGTGCGCAACGACGTCGACCTCACCGCCGAGGACCTCGCGAACCTCGTCGGGCAGTTCAAGGGCATCGTGGCCGACCACGTCTCGTCGGCCGACTTCCCCGCTCTGGCGGCCGACGGGCGCGTCGTCTTCCCGCAGGAGGTGTCGCTGCAGCTCCGTCTTGCCATCGAGGCGGTCTTCAAGAGCTGGATGAACCGCCGCGCCATCGACTATCGGCGGCTCTACCGGATCCCCGACGAGCTCGGCACCGCCGTGAACGTGCAGACGATGGTCTTCGGCAACAAGGGGGAGACGTCGGCCACCGGCGTCGCGTTCACCCGCAACCCCGCCGACGGCACCAAGGAGTTCTACGGCGACTTCCTCACGAACGCCCAGGGTGAGGATGTCGTCGCCGGCATCCGGAACACCGAGCCCATCGCGAAGCTGAGACACGTCCTCCCGGAGGCCGGGCAGGAGCTCGAGCAGGTCTTCGTGACGCTGGAGAACCACTACCGCGACATGTGCGACATCGAGTTCACCATCGAGCAGGGCAAGCTGTGGATGCTGCAGACGCGCGTTGGCAAGAGGACGGCGCGCGCGGCCCTGAAGATCGCGGTGGACATGGTGGCCGAGGGGCTGATCACGCGCCAGGAGGCCGTCCTGCGGATCGACCCCGACCAGCTCGACCAGCTGCTCCACCCGCAGTTCGATCCGGACGTACCCGTCGAAGCGGTCGCCAAGGGCCTGAACGCCTCGCCGGGCGCGGCGGTGGGCGAGGTCGTCTTCACCGCCGACGACGCGGAGAGCGCCGCGGCCGACGGGCGCAAGGTCATCCTCGTGCGCTGGGAGACCACGCCCGACGACCTGCACGGCATGGTCGCCGCCCAGGGGATCCTCACGAGTCACGGCGGCAAGACGAGCCACGCCGCTGTCGTGGCTCGCGGCATGGGCAAGCCCTGCGTGTGCGGCGCCGAGGCGCTGCGCATCGACGCCGAGCACAGGCTCGCCCGCATCTCGGGCACCGACATCGAGCTGCGCGAGGGCGACCTGATCTCGATCGACGGCACGACCGGCACGATCGTGATGGGGGCCGTGGAGCTGATCCCGCCCAAGCCCACCGACGAGTTCGCCACCATCCTCGGATGGGCTGACGAGTTCCGCACGATGGGCGTCCGCGTGAACGCCGACACCCCCGAGGACGCGGTGCGCGGGCGCGAGCTCGGAGCGGCCGGCATCGGGCTCGCGCGGACGGAGCACATGTTCCTCGGCGACCGGAAGCAGATCGTGCAGGACATGATCCTCGCCGAGGACGCCGCCACCCGCGAGAAGGCGCTGGCGCAGCTGCTCGAGGTCCAGACACAGGACTACCTGGGCATCTTCGAGGCGATGGACGGGCTGCCCGTGACGGTGCGCCTGCTCGACCCCCCGCTGCACGAGTTCCTCGACAACCCGCGCGAGCTGGAGGTCGCGCTGTGCCGGCTCCAGGCCTCGGGCGCGGATCCCGGCGCGCTGGCGGAGAAGCGCACCCTGCTGCACAGGATCGACAGCATGGCCGAGGCCAACCCGATGATGGGGCTCCGCGGCTGCCGGCTGGGCATCATGCACCCGGAGATCTATGGGATGCAGGTGCGTGCGATAACCGACGCGGCGTGCAAGCTGCGCAAGCGGGGCAAGGACCCGCACCCGGAGATCATGATCCCCCTGGTCAGCATCGTGACGGAGCTGGAGACGCTGCGGGCCGAGACCGAGGAGATCGTGCGCGACGTCCAGGCCGAGAACGGCTGCGCGTTCGAGATCCAGATCGGCACGATGATCGAGATCCCGCGCGCGGCGATGACGGCCGACGAGATCGGGACCATAGCGGACTTCTTCAGCTTCGGCACCAACGACCTGACGCAGATGGCGTTCGGCTTCTCCCGCGACGACATCGAGGGCAAGTTCCTGCCGCGCTACCTGGACCGGAAGATCCTGCCGCGGAATCCCTTCGAGACGCTCGACCCGGGCGTGGCGCAGTTCGTCGAGATGGGCGTGCAGCGGGGCCGGAGGGTCAACGAGGGCCTGAAGTGCGGCGTGTGCGGGGAGCACGGCGGCGACCCCGAGTCGGTGAAGGTCTTCCACGGCATCGGTCTCGACTACGTGTCGTGCTCGCCCTACCGTGTCCCGCTGGCCCGGCTGGCGGCCGCCCAGGCCGCGCTGGCCGAGACCGCGCAGGTCTTGGACAACCGGTGA
- a CDS encoding kinase/pyrophosphorylase has translation MREESTVVYILSDSLGETAAAVAKAALAQFEPGTFRTERLPKVSSVAQLEDMVRAACTERCVFFYTLADPALHAEMDRIVMDTGARCVDVLGPAVRVLSEAAGTPPRGVVAALRRTDRGYFERIEALEFAVAHDDGRNPQDLDKADVVLLGVSRTSKTPLSMYLAFKGYKVANVPLAPGVEPPKELHEIDPSRLFGLVQDAELLAHVRARRLTELGTYARNYAEVEAVEREMEAARVLMRRLGAVVVRTDNKAVEETAQEIIRYLGTQSL, from the coding sequence ATGAGGGAGGAGAGCACCGTCGTCTACATCCTGTCAGACTCGCTGGGCGAGACCGCGGCCGCCGTCGCGAAGGCGGCGCTCGCCCAGTTCGAGCCCGGTACGTTCCGTACCGAGAGGCTGCCGAAGGTGTCCTCGGTGGCGCAACTCGAGGATATGGTGCGGGCGGCGTGCACCGAGCGCTGCGTCTTCTTCTACACGCTGGCCGACCCCGCGCTGCACGCCGAGATGGACCGGATCGTGATGGACACCGGCGCGCGGTGCGTCGACGTGCTCGGCCCGGCGGTGCGCGTGCTCTCGGAAGCGGCCGGCACGCCCCCTCGCGGCGTCGTGGCCGCGCTGCGCCGGACCGATCGCGGGTACTTCGAGCGGATCGAGGCGCTCGAGTTCGCGGTCGCGCACGACGACGGCCGCAATCCCCAGGACCTGGACAAGGCCGACGTCGTCCTGCTCGGCGTCTCGAGGACCTCCAAGACGCCGCTCTCCATGTACCTTGCGTTCAAAGGCTACAAGGTGGCGAACGTCCCGCTGGCGCCGGGTGTGGAGCCGCCCAAGGAGCTCCACGAGATCGACCCCTCCAGGCTCTTCGGTCTCGTGCAGGATGCCGAGCTGCTGGCCCACGTGCGGGCCCGCCGCCTGACCGAGCTCGGGACCTACGCCAGGAACTACGCCGAGGTGGAAGCGGTCGAGAGGGAGATGGAAGCCGCGCGCGTCCTGATGAGGCGCCTCGGCGCCGTCGTCGTGCGCACGGACAACAAGGCGGTCGAGGAGACAGCCCAGGAGATTATCCGCTATCTTGGAACGCAGTCTCTGTAG
- a CDS encoding glycine--tRNA ligase subunit beta — MADAPARTLVFEIGTEEIPSVPLYAAVTDLRSDAEHALKEARLLYADLTVQASPRRIALTVTELAERAEDVRSRVRGPAAKAAFDAHGRPTRAAEGFARSRGVDVASLVVESSDGGEYVFAVVEEAGRPAAELLPDLLARLAEDIDWPRSMRWGSGETRFSRPVRWLLALYGADVVPVRFAGLTAGRLTWGHRFLAAGPHEVASAEEYPLALDRGLVVVDAESRARGIEAAMAAAAAAEGAEAVVPETTFAEVVNLVESPTVAVGRFDEEFLVVPREVLETAMESHQRYFPLQDGGGRLLNAFVVVHNGDPERTEGIVRGHERVIRARLADAAFFYTEDLKIPLADRLRRLEEIVFQERLGTMADKARRVERLAGALAEMLDATPEARAYAMRAGWLAKADLVSGVVVEFPSLQGVMGRYYALAAGEDQGVAEAILEHYRPRFAGDEPPASTPGKLVSMADKLDTLAGIFAIGLQPTGSADPYGLRRAAIGVLSILLATGARFSLARAVDEALGGYGETLAGVQVPSVREEVVAFVAARLEGMLRERGHAYDTVDAVLAVAGDDPADAEERAAALTSFRSGETAIEDLSVAYTRARNLSDPGLGVQADPQMMGAEELALFDALAAAEERATAAFAGRDYAGVLGVLAELRGPIDAFFDAVLVMDPDETLRVNRLRLLNRFVALFSRFADISKLAG; from the coding sequence ATGGCGGATGCGCCGGCGCGCACGCTGGTCTTCGAGATCGGTACCGAGGAGATCCCCTCGGTCCCGCTCTACGCGGCCGTGACGGACCTGCGCTCCGACGCCGAGCACGCGCTGAAGGAGGCCCGCCTCCTCTACGCGGATCTCACCGTGCAGGCGTCTCCTCGGCGCATCGCGCTCACCGTCACCGAGCTCGCCGAGCGCGCGGAGGACGTGAGGTCGCGCGTGCGGGGTCCGGCGGCCAAGGCCGCCTTCGATGCTCACGGCAGGCCGACCAGGGCCGCGGAGGGCTTCGCCCGCTCTCGCGGCGTGGACGTGGCGAGCCTCGTCGTGGAGTCCTCCGACGGAGGGGAGTACGTCTTCGCCGTCGTCGAGGAGGCCGGCCGGCCCGCCGCGGAGCTGCTCCCGGATCTGCTGGCCCGCCTTGCCGAAGACATCGATTGGCCGAGGTCCATGCGGTGGGGCTCGGGGGAGACCCGCTTCTCGCGGCCGGTGCGCTGGCTGCTCGCGCTGTACGGCGCCGACGTCGTGCCCGTACGGTTCGCCGGCCTGACCGCGGGCCGCCTCACCTGGGGCCACCGCTTCCTGGCCGCCGGCCCGCACGAGGTGGCCTCCGCCGAGGAGTACCCGCTGGCGCTGGACCGCGGGCTGGTCGTGGTGGACGCCGAGTCCCGCGCGCGGGGGATCGAGGCCGCGATGGCGGCCGCCGCGGCTGCCGAGGGAGCCGAGGCCGTCGTGCCCGAGACGACATTCGCCGAGGTCGTGAACCTCGTCGAGTCGCCCACCGTGGCGGTGGGCCGTTTCGACGAGGAGTTCCTCGTGGTGCCGCGCGAGGTGCTGGAGACCGCCATGGAGTCCCACCAGCGCTACTTCCCGCTGCAGGACGGAGGGGGCAGGCTGCTCAACGCCTTCGTCGTGGTGCACAACGGCGACCCCGAGCGCACGGAGGGCATCGTGCGGGGCCACGAGCGCGTCATCCGCGCGCGCCTGGCCGACGCCGCGTTCTTCTACACCGAGGACCTCAAGATCCCGCTGGCCGACCGTTTGCGGCGCCTCGAGGAGATCGTCTTCCAGGAGCGTCTCGGCACGATGGCCGACAAGGCGCGGCGCGTCGAGCGGCTCGCCGGCGCTCTCGCCGAGATGCTGGACGCCACGCCGGAGGCCCGGGCGTACGCCATGCGCGCCGGGTGGCTCGCCAAGGCCGACCTGGTGAGCGGCGTGGTGGTGGAGTTCCCGTCGCTGCAGGGCGTCATGGGCCGCTACTATGCGCTGGCGGCCGGAGAGGACCAGGGGGTCGCCGAGGCGATCCTCGAGCACTACCGGCCCCGCTTCGCGGGGGACGAGCCGCCGGCGTCCACGCCGGGCAAGCTCGTGTCGATGGCGGACAAGCTGGACACGCTCGCCGGCATCTTCGCGATCGGGCTGCAGCCCACCGGCTCGGCCGACCCTTACGGGTTGCGCCGCGCCGCGATCGGCGTGCTGTCGATCCTGCTCGCGACGGGCGCCCGGTTCTCGCTGGCACGTGCGGTGGACGAAGCGCTGGGCGGGTACGGCGAGACGCTGGCCGGCGTGCAGGTTCCGAGCGTGCGCGAGGAGGTCGTCGCCTTCGTGGCCGCCCGTCTCGAGGGGATGCTGCGCGAGCGCGGGCATGCCTACGACACGGTCGACGCCGTGCTGGCCGTCGCCGGCGACGACCCCGCCGACGCCGAGGAACGCGCCGCGGCGCTCACCTCGTTCCGCTCTGGCGAGACCGCGATCGAGGACCTCTCGGTCGCCTACACGCGTGCGCGCAACCTCTCCGACCCGGGCCTGGGCGTGCAGGCCGACCCGCAGATGATGGGCGCCGAGGAGCTCGCGCTCTTCGACGCGCTGGCCGCCGCCGAGGAGCGTGCGACCGCCGCCTTCGCGGGGCGCGACTACGCCGGCGTGCTCGGCGTGCTCGCCGAGCTGCGCGGCCCGATTGACGCGTTCTTCGACGCGGTGCTGGTCATGGACCCCGACGAGACGTTGCGCGTCAACCGCCTGCGCCTGCTGAACCGCTTCGTCGCGCTGTTCTCGCGTTTCGCCGACATCTCCAAGCTGGCCGGCTGA
- the glyQ gene encoding glycine--tRNA ligase subunit alpha → MTALTFQDMILRLSQYWADQGCVVVQPYDMEVGAGTFHPATALRSLGPEPWRTAYVQPSRRPTDGRYGENPNRLQHYYQYQVILKPSPDDVLDLYFDSLRAIGVEPTEHDVRLVEDDWESPTLGAWGLGWEVWLNGMEVTQFTYFQQVGGIECRPVPAEITYGLERLAMYIQGVDSVFDLTWATGPDGLAFTYGDVFLRNEREYSAYNFETADAEMLYRLFETYENECRRALEAGLTLPAYDYVLKCSHVFNLLDARGAISVTERAGFIGRVRAMAKACCEAYVGKTTPAEAAEAEHLAVTEGGER, encoded by the coding sequence ATGACCGCACTCACCTTCCAGGACATGATCCTGCGCCTCTCGCAGTACTGGGCCGACCAGGGCTGCGTGGTCGTGCAGCCGTACGACATGGAGGTCGGTGCGGGCACCTTCCATCCCGCCACGGCGCTGCGCTCGCTCGGCCCGGAGCCCTGGCGCACCGCCTACGTGCAGCCAAGCCGGCGCCCCACCGACGGGCGCTACGGCGAGAACCCGAACCGCCTGCAGCACTACTACCAGTACCAGGTCATCCTCAAGCCCTCGCCCGACGACGTGCTCGACCTGTACTTCGACTCGCTGCGCGCCATCGGCGTCGAGCCCACGGAGCACGACGTGCGCCTCGTGGAGGACGACTGGGAGTCCCCCACGCTCGGCGCGTGGGGCTTGGGCTGGGAGGTATGGCTCAACGGCATGGAGGTCACCCAGTTCACCTACTTCCAGCAGGTGGGCGGCATCGAGTGCCGTCCCGTTCCCGCCGAGATCACCTACGGGCTGGAGCGGCTCGCCATGTACATCCAGGGCGTGGACAGCGTCTTCGACCTCACCTGGGCTACCGGCCCCGACGGGCTGGCGTTCACCTACGGCGACGTCTTCCTGCGCAACGAGCGCGAGTACTCGGCGTACAACTTCGAGACCGCCGACGCCGAGATGCTCTACCGGCTCTTCGAGACCTACGAGAACGAGTGCCGACGGGCCCTCGAGGCGGGCCTCACGCTGCCCGCCTACGACTACGTGCTCAAGTGCAGCCACGTGTTCAACCTGCTGGATGCCCGAGGAGCGATCTCGGTGACCGAGCGGGCCGGCTTCATCGGCCGGGTGCGGGCCATGGCCAAGGCATGCTGCGAGGCGTACGTTGGGAAGACCACCCCCGCCGAGGCCGCCGAGGCGGAGCACCTCGCCGTGACCGAGGGCGGTGAGCGCTAG
- the recO gene encoding DNA repair protein RecO yields MPAYRLRALVLRKTKLGETDLIVTLLAEDGRQVRAVAKGARKPGARIGGKLEPLSTADLLLHTGRNLDVVAEAQLVDGRAGLLADYERTTAASVVADVLDKLSQEGLAEERFFALAEAALGELERADGAAVGGLVAAFLVKALAMAGYRPAVGSCARCAREEADGDVFSFEAGGALCGECAQRDETGSARFAREAREALAALLAARMREVPELGVPDAVVRECIGVLRAFLGYHTGARLRSLDVFTGG; encoded by the coding sequence ATGCCCGCGTACCGGCTCCGTGCCCTGGTGCTCCGCAAGACCAAGCTCGGCGAGACCGACCTCATCGTCACGCTGCTGGCCGAGGACGGACGGCAGGTCCGCGCGGTCGCCAAGGGCGCGCGCAAGCCCGGCGCCCGCATCGGCGGCAAGCTCGAACCGCTCTCGACCGCGGACCTCCTCCTGCACACCGGGCGGAACCTGGACGTGGTCGCCGAGGCTCAGCTGGTAGACGGCCGGGCCGGCCTCCTGGCGGACTACGAGCGTACGACCGCTGCGTCCGTCGTCGCCGACGTTCTGGACAAGCTCTCGCAGGAGGGTCTGGCCGAGGAGCGGTTCTTCGCCCTGGCGGAGGCCGCACTGGGCGAGCTCGAGCGCGCGGACGGGGCAGCCGTCGGCGGGCTCGTCGCCGCGTTCCTGGTGAAGGCGCTGGCCATGGCGGGCTACCGCCCTGCCGTCGGCTCGTGCGCGCGCTGCGCGAGGGAGGAGGCCGACGGCGACGTCTTCAGCTTCGAGGCCGGCGGCGCGCTGTGCGGGGAGTGCGCGCAGCGCGACGAGACCGGCTCGGCGCGCTTCGCGCGCGAGGCACGCGAGGCACTGGCGGCGCTGCTGGCGGCGAGGATGCGCGAGGTGCCCGAGCTCGGCGTGCCCGACGCCGTCGTGCGGGAGTGCATCGGGGTGCTTCGGGCGTTCCTCGGCTACCATACGGGAGCGAGGCTGCGCTCGCTGGACGTGTTCACGGGAGGGTGA
- the deoC gene encoding deoxyribose-phosphate aldolase, with the protein MSSRGDTASGSGAQLDPASLAASIDSTLLSPTTGLAAAAAWLAQQRPQGFAAVVVAPFVVPLAAELMAGGSTAVCSVAGFPLGYAATESKAEEARRLVELGCREVDVVMNVAAFLEGEHDLVRGDVAAVVMAVTAASSGLGLVKVILETGYLAERDVPVACRLAEEAGAAFVKTSTGFGPRGAGVADVRAMREAVGRRLGVKAAGGIRDLSSALAMIEAGADRLGTSAATSILEEARAQAGRT; encoded by the coding sequence GTGAGCTCCCGAGGCGACACGGCATCGGGCTCGGGTGCCCAGCTCGACCCCGCCTCGCTCGCCGCGAGCATCGACAGCACGCTGCTCTCGCCCACGACCGGTCTGGCGGCCGCCGCGGCGTGGCTCGCGCAGCAGCGCCCGCAGGGCTTCGCCGCCGTGGTCGTGGCGCCGTTCGTGGTGCCGCTGGCCGCCGAGCTGATGGCAGGCGGCTCCACGGCGGTGTGCTCGGTGGCCGGCTTCCCGCTGGGGTACGCCGCGACGGAGTCGAAGGCCGAGGAGGCGCGCCGCCTCGTGGAGCTGGGTTGCCGCGAGGTCGACGTGGTCATGAACGTCGCGGCGTTCCTGGAGGGCGAGCACGACCTCGTGCGCGGCGACGTCGCCGCCGTGGTCATGGCGGTGACGGCGGCCTCCAGCGGGCTCGGGCTCGTGAAGGTGATCCTGGAGACCGGCTACCTGGCGGAACGAGACGTGCCGGTCGCATGCCGCCTGGCCGAGGAGGCCGGAGCGGCGTTCGTGAAGACCTCCACCGGCTTCGGGCCGCGAGGGGCCGGCGTCGCGGACGTGCGCGCGATGCGCGAGGCGGTCGGGCGCCGCCTCGGGGTGAAGGCCGCCGGCGGCATCCGCGACCTGTCCTCGGCGTTGGCGATGATCGAAGCCGGCGCGGACCGCCTGGGCACCTCGGCGGCGACGTCCATCCTGGAGGAAGCGCGCGCGCAGGCGGGCCGGACCTGA
- the era gene encoding GTPase Era, with translation MTEERVRSGFAALVGRPNAGKSTLVNALVGTKVAITSDTPQTTRHRLRAVVDRDDAQIVLVDTPGLHKPVDALGEELNRSSLLALAEVDAACMVVDSSAPVGKGDAWVAERVRASGAPGVLVLTKTDLVPPDAVAAQAERAMALAPFERVVNLSALTGENLEGFVAAVSELLPVGPRYFPRDMPTDQPLEVMLAEFVREKVLLNTREEVPHAVGVALEDLTRDARKGLTAVNAVIYVERESQKGIVVGAGGEMIKRIGTDARTDLERLLGERVYLDLRVKVRKDWRRDASQVRRFGYGEGL, from the coding sequence ATGACCGAGGAGCGGGTGCGCAGCGGCTTCGCGGCGCTCGTGGGCCGCCCTAACGCCGGCAAGTCCACGCTGGTGAACGCCCTCGTCGGCACGAAGGTCGCGATCACGTCCGACACGCCGCAGACGACCAGGCACCGGCTGCGGGCGGTGGTCGACCGCGACGACGCGCAGATCGTGCTCGTCGACACGCCCGGCCTCCACAAGCCCGTCGACGCGCTGGGCGAGGAGCTCAACCGGTCCAGCCTCCTGGCTCTGGCCGAGGTGGACGCCGCCTGCATGGTGGTGGACTCCTCGGCGCCGGTGGGGAAGGGGGACGCCTGGGTGGCCGAGCGGGTCAGGGCTTCCGGGGCCCCCGGCGTGCTCGTGCTGACCAAGACGGACCTCGTCCCGCCGGACGCTGTCGCGGCGCAGGCGGAGCGGGCGATGGCCCTGGCGCCGTTCGAGCGCGTCGTGAACCTGTCCGCGCTGACGGGCGAGAACCTGGAGGGGTTCGTCGCCGCGGTGAGCGAGCTGCTGCCCGTGGGGCCGCGCTACTTCCCGCGCGACATGCCCACGGACCAGCCGCTCGAGGTGATGCTCGCCGAGTTCGTCCGTGAGAAGGTCCTGCTCAACACCCGCGAGGAGGTGCCGCACGCGGTCGGCGTGGCGCTCGAGGACCTGACGAGGGACGCACGCAAGGGCCTGACCGCCGTGAACGCTGTCATCTACGTCGAGCGCGAGTCGCAGAAGGGCATCGTGGTCGGAGCCGGCGGCGAGATGATCAAGCGCATCGGGACCGACGCGCGCACGGACCTCGAGCGACTGCTGGGCGAGCGCGTCTATCTGGACCTACGCGTCAAGGTGCGGAAGGACTGGCGCCGTGACGCGAGCCAGGTCCGCCGCTTCGGATACGGTGAGGGGCTGTGA
- a CDS encoding cytidine deaminase, with protein sequence MNDITQPDLALLAFAREAHENAYAPYSGFRVGAAVYAGGDIFQGVNVENAAYGSTVCAEQSAVSAALAAGHKEIDAIAVVGDSEAPTVPCGRCRQVLAEFNPNMRVIMGGRTDAVLVADLEEIFPEPFVRGYLDQDDEK encoded by the coding sequence ATGAACGACATCACCCAGCCCGACCTGGCGCTGCTCGCGTTCGCCCGCGAGGCGCACGAGAACGCCTACGCCCCGTACTCCGGCTTCCGGGTGGGCGCCGCGGTGTACGCCGGCGGCGACATCTTCCAGGGCGTGAACGTAGAGAACGCGGCCTATGGCTCGACGGTCTGCGCGGAGCAGTCGGCGGTCTCCGCGGCGCTCGCGGCAGGTCACAAGGAGATCGACGCGATAGCGGTCGTCGGCGACTCCGAGGCTCCCACGGTGCCCTGCGGGAGGTGCAGGCAGGTCCTGGCGGAGTTCAACCCGAACATGCGCGTCATCATGGGCGGCCGGACCGATGCCGTCCTCGTCGCGGACTTGGAGGAGATCTTCCCGGAGCCCTTCGTTCGCGGGTATCTCGATCAGGACGACGAGAAGTGA
- a CDS encoding HlyC/CorC family transporter — MALIFGVALVASAAFASSTVTAVGLVPRGRTRRLVESDRPGAHALERLQDQPSRLSASAALILGAAYAGVSASTAWVIKASYPPLPFAVAAALGWAAGALIVYTLGEALPRTLAVQNPERVALAFSPGMRRAARAVEPLAALMAGPWRGLMRLTGGAGAGVPPWSDTDEYRDAVNGDGEEAEREEAEEALRDAVADFTSKIVREVMVPRTDMASLPDTAGAQEALDLIETAGYSRLPVYHETLDDIRGVLYAKDLLLCVGRRCEDVDLTSIARPAYFVPETKPVEELLLEMRSRPHIAIVADEYGGTAGLVTIEDLLEEIVGEIFDEYDRQEQLVVDLGEGRFLVDARVPVDEVNERFGTAVDTEADSVGGLVTELAGRIPETGEAFEVEGLRLVVDEREGTRIRRLVVEPAGGRGGEETDR, encoded by the coding sequence ATGGCTCTCATCTTCGGCGTCGCCCTCGTGGCATCTGCTGCCTTCGCGTCGTCGACGGTCACCGCCGTCGGCCTCGTGCCGCGGGGGCGTACGCGCCGCCTGGTGGAGTCCGACCGCCCTGGCGCGCACGCGCTGGAGCGGCTGCAGGACCAGCCCAGCCGCCTGTCCGCGAGCGCGGCCTTGATCCTGGGTGCGGCGTACGCCGGCGTGTCGGCGAGCACGGCGTGGGTCATCAAGGCCTCCTACCCGCCGCTGCCCTTCGCTGTGGCCGCGGCGCTGGGCTGGGCCGCGGGGGCGCTCATCGTGTACACGCTGGGCGAGGCGCTGCCGCGCACGCTGGCCGTCCAGAACCCCGAGCGGGTGGCTCTCGCCTTCTCGCCGGGGATGCGGAGGGCGGCGCGAGCCGTCGAGCCCCTGGCGGCGCTGATGGCCGGGCCCTGGCGGGGTCTGATGCGCCTGACCGGCGGGGCCGGCGCCGGCGTGCCGCCGTGGTCGGACACCGACGAGTACCGCGACGCCGTCAACGGCGACGGCGAGGAGGCCGAGCGGGAAGAGGCCGAGGAGGCCCTTCGCGACGCGGTCGCGGACTTCACGTCCAAGATCGTCCGGGAGGTGATGGTGCCCCGCACGGACATGGCCTCGCTGCCGGACACGGCCGGCGCGCAGGAGGCGCTCGACCTCATCGAGACGGCCGGCTACTCGCGGTTGCCCGTCTACCACGAGACGCTCGACGACATCCGCGGGGTGCTGTACGCGAAGGACCTGCTGCTGTGCGTGGGCCGTCGGTGCGAGGACGTCGACCTGACCTCCATCGCCCGGCCGGCGTACTTCGTGCCGGAGACCAAGCCGGTCGAGGAGCTCCTGCTCGAGATGCGCTCCAGGCCGCACATCGCGATAGTCGCCGACGAGTACGGGGGCACGGCCGGCCTCGTGACGATCGAGGACCTGCTGGAGGAGATCGTCGGCGAGATATTCGACGAGTACGACCGGCAGGAGCAGCTCGTGGTGGACCTCGGGGAAGGACGTTTCCTCGTGGACGCGCGCGTACCCGTGGACGAGGTCAACGAGCGCTTCGGCACGGCGGTGGACACCGAGGCGGACTCGGTGGGCGGTCTGGTCACCGAACTCGCCGGACGGATCCCCGAGACGGGGGAGGCGTTCGAGGTGGAGGGTCTGAGACTCGTGGTCGACGAGCGTGAAGGGACGCGCATCCGGCGGCTGGTGGTCGAGCCTGCGGGAGGCCGTGGCGGAGAGGAGACCGACCGATGA